Sequence from the Lampris incognitus isolate fLamInc1 chromosome 12, fLamInc1.hap2, whole genome shotgun sequence genome:
tctgtgaataggacacactgtgaccaagtcggttgaggatgtttatcaactctacatttcctgtcaacgatttgacactgaatggcagaacaatgtgcttggaaggcttggtatttccacatgtcactgcatatactatgtcatggccaaatgactgcagaaggcactgcactctctgggatgcatgatcaggatcatttgagcctgtgagtagagagtacaggaagataatgagcgactctggaatggtaggacattctgcttctggtttgacttcaggcggccaggtttgaggaacatcttgacttttaatgtctgctctcaatttgatggctgctttggctataacatcttgtgcactgacacttttcagggtctgcagctcccttttgagagactgattttctttggcaagttccctcatggaaaagttatcgggatagaggaggaattttcctttctcatcagggaatatctgcaaggctccagcaaactcactctccaggtttcgccttatgtgcttcttggttgattccttgacttgggcaatgccttgggagttcattgaagctaccagtctagaagagagatcagtcattgtcatcacttgaggattgccaaaaagctccatcctgatgaagaggaacagctcattgtatgccttattcacagcagcttcatactgggctgcagcatcatcatcttcattgctggcaacctctcctttggaaacctcttctttggtgtaaagtctatagcatgacctgtggtagtgcccttcagctgctacaaggtctctactcacaatggcaaggattctgctgtcccttttctttgtggctgcactcttgatctttgcatcagctcgcagttctcgacactgcaccagtacttctctcgtattctgtctcttggaatatttgctgtttttctgacaaaatatgcactctgcatcataagtcctagatgtacttggagcatgtcgagctactctcttagattgtttctcttcagcagagacacaacttttcttttcttttgcaaggaggccatcaagaatttgcttcatagtgaagatactgcgacactttctgtggtagtagattgctggaatctgtccctcaggaatgtcttttgccagtttcaaaactggtgcatgatttcgtatctgagctgccctgagcagagttctccatgactcgacactttgtagtgaaaccagcttatctgtatcatcagaacagtggataatgcactccacccgtgggcgctttggtattgggtaaaaacttgcttgttcaccagtggccatattcagtcagtttccacctgccacatacaaacaaatacatgtaacttaggtgtatgaacactactaaaacaaagtttactttgcttcaccagcgtcatattatcattatttatcttacatagccacaaatagatacattacctagttgctatgcaacagctgtattttgtccacatgaggccgctaaaatcaacacaagatgaaagttcctcatagccactttaactaatcatattaacatatacattaaaagaacatgctaacattatgggaaattagcttacaatcttctccagagtgagacaagaagatagataccagtttcctctatatgtgtttagtagaaagctatctggctgcacgttagcctagcttagcacaatgaatggaagtacacagtactggttatccttggttgttggccaactaagaactgtcccagagtttaagctaggctaatcagtacaaggggtgttgaaatgctatatttgtaaaaatctgggcaaatacacaatcgtgagaggcacagaaacaggtttcctgaaagaaaaatgaaatagctgctcatttggaaaggttatcatgtattattttacttctgttagtgtaccaaataaaacggcaccagtgaagttgtgtcaccttgggtgatatcgatatctggtctgacccatggactaactggctttggtctagttagtttcttagtaataatgcccttctaatttaaggttcacaatcacctcacacaatgaaatagtatgggtatattatacatttcctgaatctttacaatcctgtgagtattccagtttttgtattttgtgtccctgatattcctagatgccacagggctaaaagaaagtatatagtttaggcggacattgcagaaagatgtgtgttattgacgggttgaagagctcaagtgacctctatatttgtgagaaatatccacaacagggcttgaatgaaagctaagaaggtcccctttaaaatgataccaaagacaatattatagaacattgaaaaatgtcctgaccatgaggctaaaccaggatatgcaccagcgtctaaaatgcaatttactttagggggtggttaacttcatgagctgataactgtgatacagctgccactcaggaatggttatcataccaaaatatcatctacagacatggatcctttcaaaaattataagtaagttttgccaccttgagtgtaccgaaataggaaattttgggctctggcccatggactatgtgtgtggcattagtgtgtgtgtgttagttagttagttagtgtagatagcgagaCCGaaacattgtagcggggttcttctagtatatatatatatagtattcattactatatatatagtaatgaatttggggggcagtcggggaaccgccgcagccaggacgcgaacccggatctcccgcaccacgggagacaacgttaaccagtcgacttaagggtccaactccaacccattagccaaaggctagcggatctatttatctgtgcacgttacactacccccccctccttcgggaagcgcgtgccagcgcttcagcatatcagctcccccacgcctctgggcgcacgcgcttccgatggcctcacggtctcaccattccaGTTCTGACAGCAATGTAGCGACTTCaagggcagcctgggaaccgccgcagctaggacgcgaacccgggtctcccgcaccacgggcgactacggtcttacgcattagccaagggctagcgagtctatttatccgtgcatgttactctctctctctctctctctctctctctctctctctctctctctctctctctctctctctctctctctctctctctctctctctctctctctctctctctctctctctctctctctctctctctctctctctctctctctctctctctctctctctctctctctatatatatatatatatagtatttgcCATTTGGGCggcaccgtggcccagtggttagcgctgtcgcctcacagcaagaaggtcctgggttcgaacccgggggttgtccaaccttgagggtcgtcccaggtcgtcctctgtgtggcgtttgcatgttctctctgtgtttgcggtgggttttctccgggtgctccggttcccccaccatcaaaaagacatgcatgttagggttgatactcctgtctgtgcccctgaccgaggcgtggcaagaagaacaaagtggagttggtccccgggcactgcacggcagctgcccactgctgctacctacacaggtaggatgggttaaatgcagagaggaatctCCCCACGAGGAAAAGAAAGATCAAAATAAAGAATGATCTCCTGCTCTTACTATCAGTACTAGTACTATTATTaagactactactgctgctgctactaatactactaatagtaCTGCTACTATCATAGTCTTTGACTATTTCtactataattattattattactactattattactagtTTTTATGATTGTATCTATTATATTTATTATAGCATTTGACTATTTCTACTAATATTACTAtcatactagtactactactgctattaataCTACTAGCAGTAGTATTGGTAGTGCTGCTGCTATTGTCCCTTTAACTGAGGGCTCTCGCCAACCGGATGTCAGGTAGGGGAGGGGCTGAGCGGGTTCACCATGGCCATGTGAGAGCTGTGGTCcggaggtggggagagagagagagagagagagagagagagagagagagagagagagagagagagagagagagagagagagagagagagagagagggagggagggagagagagagagcgagagagagagagaacgggagagggagacagagagagagagagagagagagagagagagagagagagagagagagagagagagagagcgagagagagagagagagagagagagagagagagagagagagagagagagagagagagagagagagagagagagagagaatggcggATGACGGCGCTTCAGCTTTAACAAGAACGGGACGCGGACGAGCGGCGGCCCTGTTTGTTGTCCTTCTTTCTATTTATCACCGTGATTATGATGACTAAGTAGCGCGAGGTGTCCTGCCTAGAATCGAGACCAACGctcaggttctctgtgtgtgtgtgtgtgtttgcgcgcgcgcgtgcgcgtgtgtggtaCAGTGAGGTAGAGGCGCGCCGCCACCACCACCGCGCAACGCGATGATGGCCGAGGCGTGCCCGCGCATGATGACGTCACTAACGACGCTGACGCAGCGGCGGGACGCCGACGTGCAGGAGCTGGCATCCAGGCGCGTGGACGTGCAGAGGAAGCGCTTCTACCTGGACGTCAAGGAGAGCGCGCGCGGCCGCTTCCTGAAGATCGCGGAGGTTTGGGTCGGCGGCGGCGACTGCCGCGGCGACAGCGTGCGCAAGAGCAAGCTGACGCTGTCCATGTCTGCGGCGCCGGAGCTGCGCTTCCGCCTGGCGGACTTCATCGATTACTACGCGCGCATCGGACTGCGGGGAAGCGCCGCCCCTCTGCCCCGAACTCCGCCGGAGCAGCAGCAAGGCCACGGCCAGATGCACCGCCAGCAGGAGCGCCGTCAGCAGGAGCGCCGTCAGCAGGAGCGCCGTTACCACGAACGCTCCACATCGCCGTCCACGCACCGCGCGCTAAAGAGCGAGCTCATGGAGCGAGACAACAGAAAGTACTACATGGACCTCAAGGAGAACCAGCGGGGCCGCTTCCTGCGCATCCGGCAGACCGTCAGCAAAGGCCAAGGCGACATCGGCTACTACGGTCAGGGCGTCGAGCAGACCATCGTGCTGCCCGCGCAGGGGATCATCGAGTTCAGGGACGCGCTGTCTCAGCTGATCGACGACTACGGCGATGAGGCGGCGGGTCGCCGCCATTGCCGCGGCGACGACGAGCAGGCCGAGCTGCCGGAGGGAGCGTCCTTCCGTGTGGACAACAAGCGCTTCTACTTCGACGTGGGCGCCGACCGACGCGGTGTCTTCCTGAAGGTCAGCGAGGTGCGGCAGGCGTACCGCAGCGCCATCACCGTGCCGCTGAAGGCATGGCTGAGGTTTGGCGAGAGCTTCGCCCACTATGAGGAGGCGATGCGGCGAATCCTTGCCGAGAGGAGGAATGAGCTTCGCGGCAAGGACTGCGACGAGCGAGAGGGCTGACGGCGAGGGCGGGAGGGTACGGACTATATCCTGCCTATGTCCAGACTGTATCCTGACTATGTCCTGACTGTATCCTGTCTATGTCCAGACTGTACCCTGACTATGTCCTGCCTATATCCTGCCTAGGGCCAGACTGTACCCTGACTATGTCCTGCCTATATCCTGCCTAGGGCCAGACTGTATCCTGACTATGTCCTGACTATATCCTGCCTATGTCCAGACTATATACCGACTATGTCCTGACAATATCCCGACTATGTCCAGACTATATCCTGACTATGTCCTGACTGTATCCTGCCTATGTCCAGACTGTACCCTGACTATGTCCTGCCTATATCCTGCCTAGGGCCAGACTGTATCCTGACTATATCCTGCCTATGTCCAGACTATACCCTGACTATGTCCTGACTATGACCCGACTATGTCCTGACTATATTCCGACTGTGTCCTGACTATATCCTGAATATGTCCTGACTATATCCTGACTATGTCCCGACAATGTCTGACTATATCCCGACTATGTCCTGACAATATCCCGACTATGTCCAGACTATATCCTGACTATGTCCAGACTGTATCCTGACTATGTCCTGACTATATCCTGCCTATGTCCAGACTATACCCTGACTGTATCCTGACTATGTCCTGACTATATCCTGACTATGTCCTGACTGTATCCTGTCTATGTCCAGACTATACCCTGACTGTGTCCTGACTATGACCCGACTATGTCCAGACTATATCCTGACTATGTCCAGACTGTATCCTGACTATGTCCTGACTATATCCCGACTATATCCTGCCTATGTCCAGACTGTATCCTGACTATGTCCTGACTGTATCCTGTCTATGTCCAGACTGTACCCTGACTATGTCCTGCCTATATCCTGCCTAGGGCAGACTGTATTGTGACTATTTCCAGACTATACCCTGACTATGTCCCGACTATATCTCGACTATGTCCTGACTATATCCCGACTGTGCCCTGACTATGTCCTGAATATGTCCTGACTATGTCCCGACTATATCCCGACTATGTCCTGACAATATCCCGACTATGTCCAGACTATATCCTGACTATGTCCTGACTATATCCTGCCTAGGGCCAGACTATACCCTGACTATGTCCAGACTATACCTTGACTATATCCTAACTATATCCCGACTATATCCTGACTGTCCTGACTATATCCCGACTATGTCCAGACTGTCCTGACTATATCCCGACTATGTCCTGACTATTTCCTGACTTTGTCCTGGCGGTGCCCTGTATTAAATTAACTTTTGTTTATTTGTCTTTTGTTTTTCCGCACATATTTTAGTGGTTCGCTAGCACCTGTGACGCCTCCTGGTTTATTTTGTTTTGCAACAAATCTGTGGTGGTGAGACCGTGTTCAACGATGGGGGAGGGGCCGGGCGGAGGCCAGATGAACCCTAGGTATTGTGGCGCG
This genomic interval carries:
- the purg gene encoding purine-rich element-binding protein gamma, giving the protein MAEACPRMMTSLTTLTQRRDADVQELASRRVDVQRKRFYLDVKESARGRFLKIAEVWVGGGDCRGDSVRKSKLTLSMSAAPELRFRLADFIDYYARIGLRGSAAPLPRTPPEQQQGHGQMHRQQERRQQERRQQERRYHERSTSPSTHRALKSELMERDNRKYYMDLKENQRGRFLRIRQTVSKGQGDIGYYGQGVEQTIVLPAQGIIEFRDALSQLIDDYGDEAAGRRHCRGDDEQAELPEGASFRVDNKRFYFDVGADRRGVFLKVSEVRQAYRSAITVPLKAWLRFGESFAHYEEAMRRILAERRNELRGKDCDEREG